In the Paludisphaera rhizosphaerae genome, one interval contains:
- a CDS encoding coiled-coil domain-containing protein, protein MTTVGKILVLLIMAFSLMLAAISSVVFTTSKNWKAAADAEKKKVTELTSKINDANSQVAAAKKDLEGETAKYETLAKQLNDKIAAVEAQNLTAQQQITTAAGQVATAQQNAKTALDEAEANRKETTQLREMKSEVEKQANEFKLHVAELNDKIREMERALEAATKNNTDLKERVAKYSTLLRTNGLPDDITQVSGLESPPPVVGEIKRVDATNRKLEATIGSNDGLVPGHELNLMRMSPRPEYLGKAKVISVDPNQSVLQVIGNTYLGKKLQEGDIVSSTIPPRL, encoded by the coding sequence ATGACTACCGTCGGAAAGATACTCGTCCTCCTGATCATGGCCTTCTCGCTGATGCTAGCGGCCATTTCTTCGGTGGTCTTCACGACTTCCAAGAACTGGAAGGCCGCTGCGGACGCGGAGAAGAAGAAGGTTACGGAGCTGACCAGCAAGATCAATGACGCGAACAGCCAGGTCGCGGCCGCGAAGAAGGATCTTGAGGGCGAGACTGCCAAATACGAGACTCTCGCCAAGCAGCTCAACGACAAGATCGCGGCGGTCGAGGCCCAGAACCTCACGGCCCAGCAGCAGATCACCACGGCGGCTGGCCAAGTCGCGACGGCTCAGCAGAACGCCAAAACGGCGCTCGACGAGGCTGAAGCCAATCGCAAGGAGACCACGCAGCTTCGCGAGATGAAGTCGGAAGTCGAGAAGCAGGCGAACGAGTTCAAGCTCCACGTCGCCGAGCTGAACGACAAGATCCGCGAGATGGAGCGGGCGCTTGAGGCCGCGACCAAGAACAACACCGACCTCAAGGAGCGGGTGGCGAAGTATTCGACCCTACTCCGGACCAACGGTCTTCCCGACGACATCACCCAGGTTTCCGGTCTGGAAAGCCCTCCGCCGGTCGTCGGCGAGATCAAGCGAGTCGACGCGACCAACCGAAAGCTGGAGGCGACGATCGGCTCCAACGACGGCCTGGTCCCTGGCCACGAACTGAACCTCATGCGTATGTCGCCTCGGCCCGAGTATCTCGGCAAGGCGAAGGTCATCTCCGTCGACCCGAACCAGTCGGTTCTCCAGGTCATCGGCAACACCTACCTAGGCAAGAAGCTGCAGGAGGGCGACATTGTCTCGTCTACGATCCCGCCCCGGCTCTAA
- a CDS encoding Rad52/Rad22 family DNA repair protein, translating to MSQHIDLFAALAAPFANDEVRTRSQAGREFQYVTARTVMNRLDEVLGPANWWDEYTPMENAIICKLTLRLPDGTTLTKSDAGGFTTTADTSDYEKSGFSDAFKRAAVKFGVARYLYGDGVPQSIREALIRSRREQREQQQAAVANLVAAPVVDGGEPHVAEAPHPSRQTAEPVVVVGTPPKTGKALFAWIKERDEKLGVDLLRLVSDWGKDNHFPARMVQWSDEQVDQGHSEALRILSNIKSDGPALAGAGRRR from the coding sequence ATGTCCCAGCACATCGACCTCTTCGCGGCGCTCGCCGCTCCGTTCGCGAACGACGAGGTGCGGACCCGGAGCCAAGCGGGCCGCGAGTTCCAGTACGTGACGGCTCGCACGGTGATGAATCGTCTCGACGAGGTCCTCGGCCCCGCGAACTGGTGGGACGAGTACACCCCGATGGAGAACGCCATCATCTGCAAGCTGACGCTTCGGCTTCCGGATGGAACGACCCTGACCAAGAGCGACGCCGGTGGTTTCACGACCACGGCCGACACCAGCGACTACGAGAAGAGCGGCTTCTCCGACGCCTTCAAGAGGGCCGCCGTCAAGTTCGGCGTGGCCCGCTACCTGTACGGCGACGGCGTTCCGCAGTCGATTCGCGAGGCTCTGATCCGCTCTCGTCGCGAGCAGCGTGAGCAGCAGCAGGCCGCCGTCGCCAACCTCGTCGCCGCCCCGGTCGTCGATGGCGGCGAACCTCACGTCGCCGAGGCGCCCCATCCCTCTCGACAGACTGCCGAGCCGGTCGTCGTGGTGGGCACGCCCCCCAAGACGGGCAAGGCTCTTTTCGCCTGGATCAAGGAGCGGGACGAGAAACTCGGCGTCGACCTCCTTCGGCTCGTCAGCGACTGGGGAAAGGACAACCACTTTCCCGCCCGGATGGTCCAGTGGAGCGACGAGCAGGTCGACCAGGGTCATTCCGAAGCTCTTCGGATCTTGAGCAACATCAAGTCCGACGGCCCGGCGCTGGCGGGGGCTGGACGTCGCCGCTGA
- the glgA gene encoding glycogen synthase GlgA: protein MNIVFVASEGVPFAKTGGLADVAGALPRAVAELGHKASLFIPCYRKVWEAGQDIVGTGITLKVPVGSTTLLGHVHESRLPDSDVPVYLIDHPHYFDREGLYGHPGHDFEDNCERFVFFQRAVLEAVVALGLKPDVIHCNDWQTGLIPVYLQTLYKNRSGLVDVGTLLTIHNLAYQGLFWHWDMPITGLDWGLFSHHALEFHGKLSFMKAGLVFADLLTTVSPTYAREIQTQQQGAGLDGLLRERSADLRGIVNGIDEKIWCPMHETMLAARYDVNSVVEGKTACKAWLQAHAGLPVRPEVPLFAQIGRLVDQKGWDLLAQVAEGFLNQDVQLVVLGTGDPRYHDLLRSLHERHPGKVWAYLGFSDVLAHQIEAGADVFLMPSLFEPCGLNQLYSLAHGTVPVVHATGGLVDTVVDLTPKTLAEGRATGFAFRESTPAALWRTLDRVLNTWRDQEVWRNLVRAGMSEDWTWHRSAGKYVELYQEVQRRRRPHLAQSLTPHPVLS from the coding sequence GTGAATATCGTTTTCGTCGCCTCGGAGGGCGTCCCGTTCGCCAAAACGGGGGGCCTGGCCGACGTCGCCGGCGCCTTGCCCCGGGCCGTGGCGGAACTCGGACACAAGGCCTCCCTCTTCATCCCCTGCTACCGAAAGGTGTGGGAGGCCGGACAGGACATCGTCGGAACGGGAATCACCCTCAAGGTCCCGGTGGGTTCCACGACGTTGCTCGGGCATGTCCACGAGAGTCGCCTTCCGGACTCGGACGTCCCCGTTTATCTCATCGATCACCCTCACTACTTCGATCGTGAAGGTCTGTACGGACATCCGGGCCACGATTTCGAGGACAACTGCGAGCGGTTCGTCTTCTTTCAACGGGCCGTGCTTGAGGCGGTGGTCGCGTTAGGGCTCAAGCCGGACGTGATCCACTGCAACGACTGGCAGACCGGCCTGATCCCCGTCTACCTGCAGACGCTCTACAAGAACCGATCCGGCCTGGTGGACGTCGGCACGCTTCTAACGATCCACAATCTGGCCTATCAGGGGCTCTTCTGGCACTGGGATATGCCGATCACGGGACTGGATTGGGGGCTATTCAGCCACCATGCTCTGGAGTTCCACGGCAAGTTGAGCTTCATGAAGGCCGGCCTGGTTTTCGCCGACCTGCTGACCACGGTGAGCCCGACCTACGCCCGCGAAATCCAGACTCAGCAGCAAGGTGCAGGGCTCGATGGGCTGCTTCGCGAGCGTTCGGCTGATCTCCGCGGCATCGTCAATGGCATCGACGAGAAGATCTGGTGCCCGATGCACGAAACGATGCTCGCCGCCCGCTACGACGTGAACTCCGTCGTCGAGGGCAAGACCGCATGCAAGGCGTGGCTACAGGCTCATGCCGGTCTCCCTGTTCGTCCAGAGGTGCCGCTGTTCGCTCAGATCGGCCGACTCGTCGACCAAAAAGGCTGGGATTTGCTGGCCCAGGTTGCCGAAGGGTTCCTCAATCAGGACGTCCAACTCGTCGTACTCGGGACGGGCGATCCCCGATATCACGATCTCCTTCGATCGCTCCACGAGCGGCATCCCGGAAAAGTCTGGGCTTACCTGGGCTTCTCGGACGTCCTCGCCCATCAGATCGAGGCGGGGGCGGACGTCTTCCTCATGCCCAGTCTGTTCGAGCCCTGCGGACTGAACCAGCTTTACAGCCTCGCCCACGGCACGGTCCCTGTGGTGCACGCCACGGGGGGGCTCGTTGACACGGTGGTCGACCTCACGCCGAAGACGCTGGCCGAAGGCCGCGCGACGGGTTTCGCCTTTCGCGAATCAACCCCAGCCGCCCTGTGGCGTACTCTCGATCGCGTTCTGAACACCTGGCGCGATCAGGAAGTCTGGCGAAACCTCGTCCGCGCGGGGATGTCTGAAGACTGGACGTGGCACCGCAGCGCAGGCAAATACGTGGAACTGTATCAGGAAGTCCAACGACGGCGTCGGCCGCACCTTGCCCAGAGTCTCACGCCTCATCCCGTCCTTTCTTGA
- a CDS encoding alpha-amylase/alpha-mannosidase, with protein MSQVALALMWHQHQPYYPDDATGENPMPWVRLHAVKDYLGMALHLEEVPEFRCTINLVPSLLQQLEAYVDGATDRHLSVSRMPVDGLERDDLYYLLDNFFMAFEDAMIRPHARYHELYMMRSSWCLSGEQARTRFRPRDLRDLQVWSNLAWFHPLLFEKDAELAAFRDRGRDYSEEDKHWLLDRQRELIGQVVPLHRKLAERGQVELTTTPYYHPILPLLLDKKLAREAMPDVPLPAYREGYPEDAEVHVRRAVESHERRFGAPPKGMWPSEGSVCQALIPLLARHGIEWIATDEEILGCSTGGLVGRDGRGHVRRPDLLYRGWNVREGDSQLGIVFRDHSMSDQVGFHYQRSPGPAAAGDFLAKLHAIGDACQGNASTVVPVVLDGENCWEYFPDGGVSFLRSLYHAAVRDPRIKPVTVGEHLREHPPGDTLHRLFAGSWISHNFAIWVGHSEDNAGWDALHETRSFLVREQESGRHDATQLARAWEEIYIAEGSDWFWWYGDDHSCAQDALFDHLFRKHLRNVYAFLGCDPPGSLFTPISRAGSPRPVNDQPRSFLNVKIDGRATYFEWIDGVRYVCGNDRGTMTLVTKGLMHVVWFGFDAERLLVRVDTEGGPAWERLAEIDRLRIGFVDPSEREVVIVQPSMERPVGYLNHAGRPSINGTTVAAASGVIFEMAVPFDRLELKPGDPIRFYVELLKGESSLDRAPREGVFELTTPSPDFERILWQV; from the coding sequence ATGTCGCAGGTCGCTCTGGCCTTGATGTGGCATCAGCATCAGCCGTACTACCCGGACGATGCCACGGGTGAAAACCCAATGCCCTGGGTCCGGCTGCACGCAGTCAAGGACTATCTCGGGATGGCCCTCCATCTGGAGGAAGTCCCTGAATTTCGCTGCACGATCAACCTCGTTCCGAGCTTGCTCCAGCAGCTTGAGGCCTACGTCGACGGCGCCACCGACCGCCATTTGAGCGTCTCCCGGATGCCCGTGGATGGTCTTGAGCGGGACGACCTCTACTACCTGCTCGACAATTTCTTCATGGCGTTCGAGGATGCCATGATTCGGCCACACGCGCGCTATCACGAGCTGTACATGATGCGCTCGTCGTGGTGCCTGAGCGGCGAGCAAGCCCGGACGCGGTTCCGCCCGCGAGATCTCCGCGACCTTCAGGTCTGGTCCAACCTTGCCTGGTTCCACCCGCTTCTTTTCGAGAAGGATGCCGAGTTAGCCGCCTTCCGCGACCGCGGGCGCGACTACTCCGAGGAGGACAAACACTGGCTGCTCGATCGCCAACGCGAGTTGATCGGCCAGGTCGTCCCGTTGCACCGGAAACTCGCCGAGCGCGGGCAGGTCGAACTCACGACGACGCCCTACTACCACCCGATCCTCCCCCTGCTCCTCGACAAGAAGCTGGCGCGTGAGGCGATGCCCGACGTTCCGCTGCCTGCCTACCGCGAGGGCTACCCCGAAGACGCCGAGGTCCACGTCCGCAGGGCCGTGGAGAGCCATGAACGACGGTTCGGAGCACCGCCGAAGGGAATGTGGCCCAGCGAGGGCTCAGTCTGTCAGGCGTTGATTCCCCTGCTCGCTCGTCATGGGATCGAATGGATCGCGACCGATGAAGAGATCCTCGGATGTTCGACCGGGGGGCTCGTCGGCCGCGACGGCCGGGGCCATGTCCGTCGGCCGGACCTGCTCTACCGGGGCTGGAACGTTCGCGAAGGGGATTCCCAACTCGGGATCGTTTTTCGCGACCACTCGATGTCGGATCAGGTCGGATTCCACTATCAGCGCAGCCCCGGGCCGGCCGCCGCGGGGGACTTCCTCGCCAAGCTGCACGCCATAGGCGACGCCTGCCAGGGCAACGCTTCGACGGTGGTCCCGGTCGTGCTGGACGGCGAGAACTGCTGGGAGTATTTCCCGGACGGCGGCGTCTCGTTCCTCCGGTCGCTCTACCATGCCGCGGTCCGCGACCCGAGGATCAAGCCGGTCACTGTCGGCGAGCATCTCCGCGAACATCCGCCCGGCGACACCTTGCATCGACTCTTCGCCGGAAGCTGGATCAGCCACAACTTCGCCATCTGGGTCGGCCACTCCGAGGACAACGCCGGCTGGGACGCCCTTCACGAGACCCGCTCGTTTCTCGTTCGCGAGCAGGAGTCCGGTCGCCACGACGCGACTCAACTGGCCCGGGCGTGGGAGGAGATCTACATCGCCGAGGGCTCCGACTGGTTCTGGTGGTATGGCGACGACCACTCGTGCGCCCAGGACGCCCTCTTCGACCACCTCTTCCGCAAGCACCTCCGGAACGTCTACGCCTTCCTCGGCTGCGACCCGCCGGGCTCGCTGTTCACTCCAATCTCTCGGGCCGGCAGCCCGAGGCCGGTCAACGACCAGCCCCGAAGCTTCCTGAACGTCAAGATCGACGGTCGCGCGACCTACTTCGAGTGGATCGACGGGGTGAGATACGTTTGCGGCAACGACCGCGGCACGATGACGCTCGTCACCAAGGGGCTGATGCACGTCGTCTGGTTCGGGTTTGACGCCGAGCGGCTCCTGGTGCGCGTCGACACCGAAGGGGGCCCAGCCTGGGAACGCCTGGCTGAAATCGACCGTCTGCGCATCGGCTTCGTCGACCCCTCGGAACGTGAGGTCGTCATCGTTCAGCCTTCGATGGAGCGTCCCGTCGGCTACCTGAACCACGCGGGAAGGCCCTCGATCAACGGCACGACGGTCGCGGCGGCTTCGGGCGTCATCTTCGAGATGGCCGTTCCCTTCGACCGCCTGGAGCTGAAGCCGGGCGATCCGATCCGGTTCTACGTCGAACTGCTGAAGGGCGAGTCCAGCCTGGACCGCGCCCCGCGCGAGGGGGTCTTCGAACTGACCACCCCGTCGCCGGATTTCGAGAGGATCCTGTGGCAAGTCTAA
- a CDS encoding galactose-1-phosphate uridylyltransferase: protein MPELRKDPIVGRWVIIAHERARRPYDFKAAGATHPRSQVCPFCEGQEGMTPPEILAYRDPGSRPNGPGWRVRVVPNRFPALQIEGELEKRGDGIYDRMAGIGAHEVIIESPRHHVSTSDLAPNEVREVLWVYRDRLVDLKRDGRLVHGMLFKNVGENAGASLEHTHSQLIATPIVPISVWEEMTGALEFYNYRGRCIYCDMVQQETAVEKRVVLDTPYFTAFCPYASRFPFETWIVPKVHESHFENIPGPAVDDLSRVLHEVLVKLELALDSPAYNYIVHTAPFDHAGLPHYHWHIEVIPRLTKVAGFEWGTGFYINPVPPEQAAAFLREVEAATLRPGTSVRSESTEGRPQPVRS from the coding sequence ATGCCCGAGCTTCGGAAGGACCCGATCGTCGGCCGCTGGGTCATCATCGCGCACGAGCGGGCTCGCAGGCCGTACGATTTCAAGGCGGCGGGGGCGACGCATCCCCGGTCCCAGGTTTGCCCCTTCTGCGAGGGGCAAGAGGGGATGACACCGCCGGAAATCCTCGCCTACCGCGATCCCGGGAGCCGTCCCAACGGCCCTGGCTGGCGCGTTCGCGTCGTCCCCAACCGCTTCCCCGCTCTCCAGATCGAGGGGGAACTGGAGAAGCGCGGCGATGGAATCTACGACCGGATGGCGGGGATCGGCGCGCACGAGGTCATCATCGAGAGCCCTCGGCATCACGTCTCGACCTCTGATCTGGCGCCGAACGAGGTTCGCGAGGTCCTCTGGGTCTATCGCGACCGTCTGGTCGACCTGAAGCGCGACGGCCGGCTCGTTCATGGGATGCTCTTCAAGAACGTCGGCGAGAACGCCGGGGCGAGCCTGGAGCACACCCACAGCCAGCTCATCGCCACGCCAATCGTGCCGATCTCGGTCTGGGAGGAGATGACAGGGGCTCTCGAGTTCTACAACTACCGCGGCCGGTGCATCTACTGCGACATGGTCCAGCAAGAGACGGCCGTCGAGAAAAGGGTCGTGCTGGACACCCCGTACTTCACCGCGTTTTGCCCCTACGCCAGCCGTTTCCCGTTCGAGACCTGGATCGTCCCGAAGGTGCACGAGAGCCATTTCGAGAACATCCCGGGCCCAGCCGTCGACGACCTCTCTCGCGTGTTGCACGAGGTCCTCGTCAAGCTGGAACTGGCCCTCGACTCGCCGGCTTACAACTACATCGTTCACACCGCTCCCTTTGACCATGCCGGGCTGCCGCATTATCATTGGCATATCGAGGTGATCCCCCGATTGACCAAGGTCGCCGGCTTCGAGTGGGGGACGGGGTTTTACATCAACCCGGTCCCTCCCGAGCAAGCGGCGGCCTTCCTGCGCGAAGTCGAGGCGGCGACGCTCCGCCCGGGCACCAGCGTGCGGAGTGAGTCGACCGAGGGAAGGCCTCAGCCCGTTAGGTCGTAG
- a CDS encoding alpha-amylase/4-alpha-glucanotransferase domain-containing protein — MSNLRLILALHNHQPVGNFEAVFESAYRDSYLPFLEVLERYPEIAFCLHTSGPLLEWLVDQKPDYVARVKAMVEAGRVEILGGGYFEPIMTMIPQVDRVGQIRTYSSYLEEVFGAKVRGMWTPERVWEQHMVSAVAEAGIEYTVLDDFHFERAGVAGDDLFGFYLTEDEGRLLKIFPGSETLRYTIPFQEPHATYEFLRGVASRKPGATVVFADDGEKFGSWPETYNHVYTRGWMTRFCDMIVGNRDWLSSTTLGRTVDATLPLGKVYISDASYREMTEWALQPDQKAAYDQAARMVRQHDRATDLKPFLRAGGFWRNFKARYPESDEMYARMLGLSRRLAEVAARPDVDPDYIEAARRELYRGQCNCPYWHGAFGGLYLPHLRGAIYQALIACHDALDEAEGKTGPRVSLEVGDFNLDARQEARIENDRLIAFIRPAQGGHIYELDVRKAGVNVLGTLERRPEAYHQTILDVIRARGSAEHDADRAGVEDKVVLKQDDLDDLLIYDDHPRKALVDHFYPLDATLDDLAACRALERGDFVAGAYLARVRREDGKVALVMERPGLADGRPIKVRKTIEAVAGSPTLDVKYEIEEIPADACLHFAVEMNLAGMAGRADDRYYSTPSGERLGTLDSRVDRPHMEGLSLTDEWLDLAVGLSWSRPGGVWCFPIETVSQSEGGFEGVYQSSAVIPHWHVVGDESGRWEVTIRLSFDAFRPTAPPVVEPQRRASFAEV, encoded by the coding sequence ATGTCGAATCTGCGCCTGATCCTCGCGCTGCACAATCACCAGCCCGTGGGGAACTTCGAAGCGGTTTTTGAGTCTGCCTACCGCGATAGCTACCTCCCCTTCCTGGAGGTTCTGGAACGCTATCCTGAGATCGCCTTCTGCCTTCATACCTCCGGCCCGCTGCTGGAATGGCTCGTCGATCAGAAGCCCGACTACGTCGCGAGGGTGAAGGCGATGGTCGAGGCCGGCCGCGTCGAAATCCTCGGCGGCGGCTATTTCGAGCCGATCATGACGATGATCCCCCAAGTCGACCGCGTGGGGCAGATCCGGACTTACTCCTCATATCTTGAGGAGGTCTTCGGCGCGAAGGTCCGGGGGATGTGGACGCCGGAGCGCGTCTGGGAACAGCACATGGTGTCGGCGGTCGCCGAGGCGGGGATCGAGTACACCGTCCTGGATGACTTCCACTTCGAGCGGGCCGGCGTCGCAGGGGACGACCTCTTCGGTTTCTACCTGACCGAAGACGAGGGCCGGCTGCTGAAGATCTTCCCGGGCTCGGAGACTCTCCGATACACGATCCCGTTTCAGGAGCCGCACGCGACGTATGAGTTCCTCCGCGGCGTCGCGTCTCGGAAGCCGGGCGCGACGGTCGTCTTCGCCGATGACGGCGAGAAATTCGGCTCATGGCCCGAGACGTATAACCACGTTTACACTCGCGGCTGGATGACCCGGTTCTGCGACATGATCGTCGGCAACCGGGATTGGCTGTCGTCCACCACTCTGGGGAGGACCGTCGACGCGACGCTGCCGCTCGGGAAGGTGTACATCTCGGACGCCTCCTATCGCGAGATGACCGAGTGGGCGCTCCAACCTGACCAGAAGGCCGCCTACGACCAGGCCGCTCGGATGGTCCGCCAGCACGATCGCGCGACCGATCTGAAGCCCTTCCTCCGCGCAGGGGGCTTCTGGCGGAACTTCAAGGCCCGCTATCCCGAAAGCGACGAGATGTACGCGCGAATGCTCGGCCTGTCGCGGCGGCTCGCCGAGGTCGCCGCGCGTCCCGACGTGGACCCCGACTACATCGAGGCCGCTCGTCGCGAGTTGTATCGCGGTCAGTGCAACTGCCCCTACTGGCACGGTGCGTTCGGCGGGCTCTATCTCCCGCACCTCCGAGGCGCGATCTACCAGGCCCTCATCGCCTGTCACGACGCGCTCGACGAGGCCGAGGGGAAGACCGGCCCGAGGGTCTCGCTGGAAGTCGGCGACTTCAATCTGGACGCCCGCCAGGAAGCCCGGATCGAGAACGACCGCCTCATCGCCTTCATCCGCCCCGCGCAGGGGGGGCACATCTACGAGCTGGACGTCCGCAAGGCGGGCGTCAATGTGCTGGGGACGCTCGAACGGCGGCCGGAAGCCTACCATCAGACGATTCTCGACGTCATCCGCGCCCGAGGGTCGGCCGAGCACGACGCCGACCGGGCGGGCGTCGAGGACAAGGTGGTACTCAAGCAGGACGACCTCGACGACCTACTGATCTACGACGATCATCCCCGTAAGGCTCTCGTCGACCATTTCTACCCTCTCGACGCGACGCTCGACGACCTCGCCGCCTGCCGAGCCCTCGAACGCGGCGACTTTGTGGCAGGAGCTTACCTGGCCCGTGTTCGCCGCGAGGACGGGAAGGTTGCCCTGGTCATGGAACGACCGGGACTCGCTGACGGCAGGCCGATCAAGGTCAGGAAGACCATCGAAGCCGTCGCCGGATCTCCGACGCTCGACGTTAAGTACGAGATCGAGGAGATCCCCGCCGACGCCTGCCTGCATTTCGCGGTTGAGATGAACCTCGCCGGCATGGCCGGCCGCGCCGACGACCGCTATTATTCGACCCCATCGGGAGAACGCCTGGGGACGCTTGATTCTCGCGTCGACCGCCCTCACATGGAGGGGCTCAGCCTGACCGACGAATGGCTCGACCTGGCCGTCGGCCTGAGCTGGTCGCGACCGGGGGGCGTCTGGTGTTTCCCCATCGAAACGGTCAGTCAGAGCGAAGGGGGATTCGAGGGAGTCTACCAATCGTCGGCCGTCATTCCGCATTGGCACGTCGTCGGCGACGAGTCCGGCCGATGGGAGGTGACGATCCGCCTGTCGTTCGACGCGTTCCGACCGACCGCCCCTCCTGTCGTCGAACCCCAGCGCCGGGCGAGCTTCGCCGAGGTTTGA
- a CDS encoding DUF58 domain-containing protein codes for MIWPFRRRAALEPVEPRTIDAAAIVRRARRLRFRVRPESVLQLAGAYHGARPGEGLTFAEIRAYEPGDDVRHLDWNVTARQGRPFVRRYVEERSFVLWLVVDASASMRFGREAQTKADRAAQAAALLATAAVHNGDRVGLLIVSDRIETEIPAGGGGRHLSRVVRALVATPTTSRKTRLAVALPHLRRASRRAMIVVLSDFPADESLGLWRQASRRHDVVAIRIVDPLERNLPDLGLLGLGDAERDGRLTVDAHRHRRRLDYAARAEDRRQAFVRWCTSADVDGHEMSTDTEPLQTLMRVFERRAARRARR; via the coding sequence ATGATCTGGCCGTTCCGCCGTCGCGCAGCGCTCGAACCCGTCGAGCCTCGAACGATCGACGCCGCGGCGATCGTCCGTCGGGCGCGACGCCTGCGCTTCCGGGTCCGTCCCGAAAGCGTCCTGCAACTCGCCGGTGCCTATCACGGGGCGAGGCCCGGGGAGGGACTGACCTTCGCTGAGATTCGAGCCTACGAGCCGGGCGACGACGTCCGCCACCTCGATTGGAACGTTACGGCGAGACAGGGGCGGCCGTTCGTCAGGCGGTACGTCGAGGAGCGTTCCTTCGTCCTCTGGCTCGTGGTTGACGCCTCGGCCAGCATGCGGTTCGGACGGGAGGCCCAGACCAAGGCCGACCGTGCCGCGCAGGCCGCCGCGCTCCTGGCCACGGCCGCCGTCCATAACGGTGATCGCGTCGGCCTGCTGATCGTCAGCGACCGGATCGAGACGGAGATCCCCGCCGGCGGTGGAGGCCGCCACCTCTCGCGGGTCGTCCGCGCTCTGGTGGCCACGCCGACGACCTCGCGGAAGACCCGGCTGGCGGTCGCACTTCCTCATCTCCGCCGGGCCTCTCGGCGTGCGATGATCGTCGTCCTGAGCGATTTCCCCGCCGACGAAAGTCTTGGGCTCTGGCGACAGGCCAGCCGAAGACACGATGTGGTTGCGATCCGGATCGTCGACCCGTTGGAGCGAAATCTCCCCGATCTCGGCCTGCTCGGGTTGGGCGACGCCGAGCGAGACGGCCGCCTCACCGTCGACGCTCATCGGCACCGTCGTCGCCTTGATTATGCGGCCCGTGCCGAGGATCGCCGCCAGGCCTTCGTTCGCTGGTGCACGTCCGCCGACGTCGACGGCCACGAGATGTCGACCGACACCGAGCCCCTCCAGACTTTGATGCGGGTCTTCGAGCGTCGCGCCGCGCGCCGGGCGCGGCGGTGA
- a CDS encoding SAM hydrolase/SAM-dependent halogenase family protein, translated as MNPGIVTLTTDFGLEGPYVGAMKGILLGLAPGVAMVDVCHSITPQNVLEGAFVLEGIVTAFPEGTVHLAVVDPGVGTPRRLLAVKAAGQWFVLPDNGLITGVARANGVEAVWEITNHRLARRVISPTFHGRDVLAPAAAHLLKGGPPSELGAETSKYIMLRNFEPTPTEHGCIGEVIFRDAFGNLITNIKDDQLADRDAGGWIVEVGGRRIEGVTRTYGESVPGSLIALLGSSGWVEVAVVNGDAGRLLSAGPGTTVWLRPKF; from the coding sequence ATGAACCCGGGAATCGTCACCCTCACGACCGACTTCGGTCTCGAGGGTCCTTACGTCGGGGCGATGAAGGGGATCCTCCTCGGCCTGGCGCCAGGCGTGGCGATGGTCGACGTCTGCCATTCGATCACCCCGCAGAATGTGCTGGAAGGCGCGTTCGTTCTGGAGGGGATCGTCACCGCCTTCCCTGAAGGAACGGTGCATCTCGCCGTGGTCGACCCGGGCGTGGGAACTCCCAGGCGACTCCTGGCGGTCAAGGCCGCGGGGCAGTGGTTCGTCCTCCCCGACAATGGACTGATCACGGGAGTGGCCCGGGCGAACGGCGTGGAAGCCGTCTGGGAGATCACGAATCACCGGCTCGCCCGTCGCGTGATCTCCCCCACGTTCCACGGCCGAGACGTCCTGGCGCCGGCCGCCGCTCATCTTCTGAAGGGGGGGCCCCCGTCCGAGTTGGGGGCCGAAACCTCGAAATACATCATGCTACGCAATTTCGAGCCCACGCCGACCGAACATGGTTGTATCGGCGAGGTCATCTTCCGCGACGCCTTCGGGAACCTGATCACGAACATCAAGGATGATCAGCTCGCCGACCGCGATGCGGGCGGTTGGATCGTCGAGGTCGGTGGTCGAAGGATTGAAGGCGTCACCAGAACGTACGGCGAGAGCGTTCCGGGCTCGCTGATCGCCCTGCTCGGAAGCAGCGGTTGGGTGGAAGTGGCCGTCGTCAACGGCGACGCCGGCCGGTTGCTCTCCGCAGGCCCCGGTACGACCGTCTGGCTACGGCCGAAGTTTTGA
- the queF gene encoding preQ(1) synthase: MSGAVESFANQFPDREYEIEINYPEFTAVCPKTGQPDFGTIVITYVPAKTCLELKSLKLYFFDFRNRGIFYEHSINTILDELVASCQPRRMTVIGLFNPRGGMTSKITARYEAVQV, translated from the coding sequence ATGTCAGGCGCGGTGGAGAGCTTCGCGAACCAGTTCCCGGATCGCGAGTACGAGATCGAGATCAACTATCCGGAATTCACGGCGGTCTGCCCGAAAACAGGCCAGCCGGACTTCGGCACGATCGTCATCACCTACGTGCCGGCGAAAACCTGCCTGGAGTTGAAGAGTCTTAAGCTGTATTTCTTCGACTTCCGCAACCGGGGGATCTTCTACGAGCACTCGATCAATACAATCCTCGATGAGCTGGTCGCCTCTTGCCAGCCGCGACGGATGACCGTGATCGGCCTGTTCAACCCTCGGGGCGGAATGACCTCGAAGATCACGGCGCGATACGAAGCCGTTCAGGTTTGA